The following are encoded together in the Armatimonadota bacterium genome:
- a CDS encoding DUF1116 domain-containing protein — protein MDIDAANETAVRRVLDAHPVLVGVGRALDVVPGMRPNLLLHAGPPIPWDRMSGPLRGAVIGALLYEGLARDAEHAQYLAASGEIEFEPCHHHAAVGPMAGVTSASMPVYIVENRAHGNRAYSNLNEGYGKVLRYGAYSADVLDRLRWINERLAPAIGRALELAGGLDMKATIARQLTMGDEGHNRNIAGSAMFARMLAPHLARADLDAQTLHDVLRYLADNDLAILNPVMAACKATMDAAHGIEGSTLVTCMARNGTDFGIRVSGLGDRWFTAPADIPKGLYFPGFREEDANPDIGDSTITETAGIGAFAMAAAPAIVKFVGGSPRDAFAATMEMYEITLAENPAFGIPQLDFRGTPTGIDIRKVVRTGLTPRINTGIAHRDAGVGQVGAGLVRAPIACFEQAVRTMAHLASR, from the coding sequence ATGGACATCGACGCGGCCAACGAAACCGCCGTGCGCAGGGTGCTGGACGCGCACCCCGTCCTCGTCGGAGTGGGGCGTGCCCTGGACGTCGTTCCGGGCATGCGCCCCAATCTGTTGCTCCACGCCGGGCCCCCAATTCCGTGGGACCGGATGTCGGGCCCGCTGCGCGGGGCGGTGATCGGTGCGTTGCTGTACGAAGGGCTCGCCCGTGATGCCGAGCACGCCCAATACCTGGCCGCCTCAGGCGAGATCGAGTTCGAACCCTGCCACCACCACGCCGCCGTCGGTCCGATGGCCGGGGTGACGTCGGCCTCGATGCCCGTGTACATCGTGGAGAACCGCGCGCACGGCAACCGCGCATACTCCAATCTCAACGAGGGCTACGGCAAGGTCCTGCGCTACGGAGCCTACAGCGCGGACGTGCTCGACCGGCTCCGGTGGATCAACGAGCGGCTCGCGCCTGCAATCGGCCGCGCCCTGGAGCTTGCGGGCGGGCTGGACATGAAGGCGACGATCGCCCGGCAGTTGACGATGGGCGACGAGGGCCACAACCGCAACATCGCAGGCTCGGCAATGTTCGCACGGATGCTGGCCCCGCACCTGGCAAGAGCCGACCTGGATGCACAGACACTGCACGACGTGCTGCGCTACCTGGCGGACAACGATCTGGCGATCCTCAACCCCGTGATGGCGGCGTGCAAGGCGACGATGGACGCCGCCCACGGCATTGAGGGCAGCACGCTGGTCACCTGCATGGCCCGCAACGGCACGGATTTCGGGATCCGCGTCTCGGGTCTGGGAGACAGGTGGTTCACCGCGCCGGCCGACATCCCCAAGGGCCTGTACTTCCCCGGATTCCGGGAGGAAGACGCCAACCCCGACATCGGCGACTCGACGATCACCGAGACCGCGGGCATCGGCGCGTTCGCGATGGCCGCCGCGCCGGCGATCGTCAAGTTCGTGGGCGGGTCGCCGCGCGATGCGTTCGCCGCAACGATGGAGATGTACGAGATCACGTTGGCCGAAAACCCGGCGTTTGGGATCCCGCAACTCGACTTTCGGGGGACGCCGACCGGCATCGACATCCGCAAGGTCGTGCGCACCGGCCTCACACCGCGCATCAACACCGGCATCGCCCACCGCGACGCCGGTGTGGGGCAGGTGGGCGCCGGGCTCGTTCGGGCGCCGATCGCGTGCTTCGAACAGGCCGTACGGACCATGGCGCACCTCGCGTCGCGTTAG
- a CDS encoding acetyl-CoA carboxylase carboxyltransferase subunit alpha: MRARLYVCPRCGTYLPMPARERIEQMCDLRSFREFDRGLVSVDPLHFADSRPYRQRLAEARERTGLREAVVTGEGTLDGQRFVLVVLDFAFLGGSMGSAVGEKVARAFERATRRRLPVIAVTTSGGARMQEGILSLLQMAKTTTAVADHDRAGLPYIVLLANPTFGGVAASFGALGDVIVAEPGALVGFVGPRVVEMILGERAPEEMYRAETLLANGMVDMILARPDQRHVLSSLLHHLRRGAPTRTPRAALPTGAYAEAMSAWETVQIARRHGRPTAVDYLGGLFDEFLELHGDRALGDDPAIVGGLAQLDGQSIVVVAQERGRTSEEQAARRRGMAYPEGYRKARRLMRLAEKFDLPLVTLIDTPGAHPGPESERRGIAGALAECLAAMSSIRVPTIGAVIGEGGSGGALALATADRVLMLEHAIYSVISPEGAAAILYRDPARAPQVADALRLTAQDLFSLGVVDRVVPEPPGGAHVQPAVAVRLLRDHLVDALRELRALPRHRRMRDRYRRYRHIGKVGSYWRLVLDERTREVRNVLARHLRRSAPAVGAEPTPQEGGTG; the protein is encoded by the coding sequence TTGAGGGCCAGGTTGTACGTTTGCCCGCGATGCGGCACCTACCTGCCGATGCCTGCCCGTGAGCGTATCGAACAGATGTGCGACCTGCGCTCGTTCCGAGAGTTCGACCGCGGCCTGGTGTCGGTCGACCCGTTGCACTTCGCCGACAGCCGTCCTTACCGTCAGCGGTTGGCGGAGGCAAGAGAGCGGACGGGCCTGCGTGAGGCCGTCGTCACCGGCGAAGGGACGCTGGACGGCCAGCGGTTCGTGCTCGTGGTCTTGGACTTCGCCTTCCTCGGGGGCAGCATGGGGTCGGCGGTGGGCGAGAAGGTGGCGCGCGCGTTCGAGCGTGCGACCCGCAGGCGGCTTCCGGTGATCGCGGTGACCACTTCCGGCGGGGCGCGGATGCAGGAGGGCATCCTCTCGCTGCTGCAGATGGCCAAAACCACAACGGCGGTCGCCGATCACGACCGGGCCGGCCTGCCCTACATCGTCCTGCTTGCCAACCCGACGTTCGGCGGCGTGGCCGCGTCGTTCGGGGCGCTGGGCGACGTGATCGTCGCCGAACCCGGGGCGCTGGTCGGCTTCGTCGGACCGCGTGTCGTCGAGATGATCCTCGGTGAGCGGGCGCCGGAGGAGATGTACCGCGCAGAGACGTTGCTGGCGAACGGCATGGTGGATATGATCCTCGCGCGGCCGGACCAGCGGCACGTGTTGTCTTCGCTGCTGCACCACCTGCGCCGCGGTGCGCCCACCCGTACCCCGCGCGCAGCGCTACCAACGGGGGCGTACGCGGAGGCGATGTCCGCCTGGGAGACGGTGCAAATCGCGCGTCGGCACGGCCGTCCGACCGCCGTCGACTATCTGGGGGGCCTGTTCGACGAGTTCCTGGAACTGCACGGGGACCGCGCACTCGGCGACGATCCCGCGATTGTAGGCGGGTTGGCCCAACTCGACGGGCAGAGCATCGTGGTGGTGGCCCAGGAGCGCGGGCGGACATCCGAGGAGCAAGCAGCGAGACGCCGTGGTATGGCCTATCCAGAGGGATACCGTAAGGCTCGCCGCCTGATGCGCCTGGCGGAGAAGTTCGACCTGCCCCTGGTGACACTGATCGACACGCCGGGAGCGCACCCCGGCCCGGAGTCCGAGCGGCGAGGCATCGCGGGAGCACTGGCGGAATGCCTAGCCGCGATGAGCTCGATCCGGGTACCGACGATTGGCGCCGTGATCGGAGAAGGTGGCAGCGGCGGCGCGCTGGCGCTGGCCACGGCTGACCGCGTCCTGATGCTGGAGCACGCGATCTACTCGGTGATCTCGCCCGAAGGCGCGGCGGCGATCCTGTACCGCGACCCCGCGCGCGCACCGCAGGTGGCCGATGCACTCCGGCTCACGGCACAGGATCTGTTCTCGCTCGGCGTGGTCGACCGGGTCGTCCCCGAGCCGCCCGGTGGTGCCCACGTCCAGCCGGCGGTAGCGGTGCGCCTCCTGCGGGATCACCTTGTGGACGCCCTGCGCGAACTCCGTGCGCTGCCCCGGCACCGGCGGATGCGCGACCGCTACCGCCGCTACCGCCACATCGGGAAGGTGGGTTCGTACTGGAGGCTGGTGCTGGACGAGCGGACCCGGGAAGTGCGCAACGTCCTGGCGCGCCACCTGCGCAGGTCGGCACCCGCTGTCGGAGCCGAGCCCACGCCCCAGGAGGGCGGTACCGGCTGA
- a CDS encoding BMP family protein, whose amino-acid sequence MQRHPAWGLALLLAATLLTAQCTPRAAQTPTVELKVAAIFPGVVTDADYNALGYVALQEVAKEQGVQIAHSERVAVPDVERVMREYVDQGFNVIWTHGGQFISQTQKLAEEFPNVYFIGETDAPVEGAPPNLWIIDRNFQVGFYAIGALAARLTQTGRVGYIGGLALPFSYAEVHAMRQAIRDAGLNVDLRTVWAGDFNDPTKARQVADALIADGVDVLVGSLNLGMLGVFEAAKAAPRRVWVTAKYTDKSEFAPDQYVTSVLYDFAGPLRAILDRIRAGETGGYYPLGFDTGVALQFPLRNAPPELEEQMRRISGELEAGRIQVTKDSTPIR is encoded by the coding sequence ATGCAGCGACATCCGGCTTGGGGATTGGCATTGCTCCTCGCCGCAACCCTGCTCACCGCGCAGTGCACCCCGCGCGCCGCTCAGACGCCCACCGTGGAACTCAAAGTCGCGGCAATCTTCCCTGGCGTCGTCACGGACGCCGACTACAACGCCCTCGGATACGTTGCCCTCCAGGAGGTCGCGAAGGAACAGGGCGTGCAGATCGCTCACTCCGAGAGGGTCGCTGTCCCCGACGTCGAGCGCGTGATGCGCGAGTACGTCGACCAGGGGTTCAACGTCATCTGGACGCACGGCGGGCAGTTCATCAGCCAGACCCAGAAGCTCGCCGAGGAGTTCCCCAACGTCTACTTCATAGGGGAGACCGATGCACCCGTCGAGGGCGCACCGCCCAACCTGTGGATCATCGACCGAAACTTCCAGGTAGGCTTCTACGCCATCGGCGCGCTGGCCGCCCGCCTGACGCAGACCGGACGCGTGGGCTACATCGGCGGGCTGGCGCTGCCGTTCTCCTACGCCGAGGTTCACGCGATGCGGCAGGCCATCCGCGATGCCGGTCTCAACGTCGACCTGCGCACGGTGTGGGCCGGGGACTTCAACGACCCCACGAAGGCGCGCCAGGTCGCCGACGCGCTGATCGCCGACGGCGTCGACGTGCTCGTCGGGTCGCTGAACCTCGGTATGCTCGGTGTGTTCGAAGCGGCGAAGGCCGCGCCGCGTCGGGTCTGGGTGACGGCGAAGTACACCGACAAGTCGGAGTTCGCGCCCGACCAGTACGTGACATCGGTGCTCTACGATTTCGCGGGGCCCCTGCGGGCGATCCTCGACAGGATCCGCGCCGGCGAGACCGGAGGCTACTACCCGCTCGGGTTCGACACCGGCGTCGCGCTGCAGTTCCCGTTGCGCAACGCGCCACCGGAACTGGAGGAACAGATGCGTCGGATTTCGGGAGAGCTCGAAGCGGGTCGCATCCAGGTGACGAAGGACAGCACACCGATCCGATGA
- a CDS encoding ABC transporter permease: MDGGFVLFARLVMLTLVPYVLAAQGTMLGGRTGVFNVAQEGIMLVGASVGFLVAYAWGSIGYGLALAALTGALFGLVLASFTTTLRLNQFVVGLALFFIGVALSTLLYKLTIGVTLTPPRIPTLPEIHLPGLGDIPVLGPILFRQNVLVYAAVVLSLLFWYGLYRTRLGQNLRAVGENPMAADSLGVNVALMRYATTILGAALMGLAGAYLPMVFTGTFTEGMVRGRGWLAIVLTFFGGWRPDWILAGSLFFAAVEVLSFRVQVTGVGIAYQFVLMLPYVATIFVMVFAFQRVRAPAALGQNYDRESRTMA; this comes from the coding sequence GTGGACGGCGGCTTCGTGCTCTTCGCTCGACTCGTGATGCTGACGCTGGTGCCTTACGTGCTCGCCGCGCAGGGAACCATGCTGGGTGGGCGCACGGGGGTTTTCAACGTCGCGCAGGAAGGCATCATGCTCGTAGGTGCATCCGTGGGCTTTCTGGTGGCCTACGCGTGGGGGAGCATCGGGTACGGACTCGCCTTGGCCGCCCTCACCGGTGCGCTCTTCGGGCTGGTGCTGGCCTCCTTCACGACCACCCTGCGATTGAACCAGTTCGTCGTCGGCCTGGCTCTGTTCTTCATCGGCGTCGCGCTGTCGACATTGCTGTACAAACTCACCATCGGCGTCACGCTTACCCCGCCACGGATCCCCACCCTCCCGGAGATCCACCTGCCGGGGCTGGGCGACATCCCCGTCCTGGGCCCGATCCTGTTCCGGCAGAACGTGTTGGTGTACGCGGCCGTGGTGCTCTCGCTGCTGTTCTGGTATGGGCTGTACCGCACCCGCCTGGGGCAAAACCTGCGCGCGGTCGGGGAGAATCCGATGGCAGCCGACAGCCTGGGCGTAAACGTGGCGCTCATGCGCTACGCGACCACGATCCTCGGTGCGGCGTTGATGGGGCTGGCCGGAGCGTACCTGCCGATGGTCTTCACGGGGACGTTCACCGAGGGAATGGTGCGGGGACGGGGATGGCTGGCGATCGTGCTCACGTTCTTCGGAGGGTGGAGGCCGGATTGGATCCTGGCAGGATCGCTGTTCTTCGCCGCGGTGGAAGTCCTGTCGTTCCGCGTACAGGTCACGGGCGTGGGGATCGCCTACCAGTTCGTCCTCATGCTTCCCTACGTCGCCACGATCTTCGTCATGGTCTTCGCCTTCCAGCGCGTCCGCGCTCCCGCGGCGCTGGGCCAGAACTACGACCGGGAGAGCCGAACGATGGCCTAG
- a CDS encoding ABC transporter permease produces MAERAALPRVVARLLARALPYALAVAAAFAAAGVFLAALGFDVGRAYATILLTSFRTPFSFAQTLVKFAPLLLQALAFTLPLTARKFNIGGEGQLIVGAIGAAAVGIALADLHAAFLLPAAVAAGILFGALWAALPAWLLYRFGINEILTTVLMNFVSFGLIDYVATEIWPDRAAGHPTTVAVGAGAWMPLLVVRPPVHAGVLLALGAAVLVHFYVRRTVGGYELVATGANPRAASVYGIAVRRVFLSSLVLGGALAGLSGAIEVSGVHHRLIEGMQSNFLLLGIIVGLIAKGNNAAVPFVAFFIAVLDVGASALQRTMGVPVEIGFIVQALVLIFVLLSDVVRRR; encoded by the coding sequence TTGGCTGAACGTGCCGCTCTGCCCCGTGTGGTCGCGCGCCTGCTCGCGCGAGCGCTCCCCTATGCGCTCGCCGTGGCCGCCGCGTTCGCCGCCGCCGGCGTCTTCCTGGCGGCCCTCGGCTTCGACGTCGGCCGGGCCTACGCTACGATCCTGCTGACGTCCTTTCGCACGCCTTTCAGTTTCGCCCAGACGCTGGTGAAGTTCGCCCCGCTGCTGCTCCAGGCGCTCGCTTTCACGCTCCCCCTCACCGCCCGGAAGTTCAACATCGGCGGCGAGGGGCAACTCATCGTCGGGGCGATTGGCGCCGCGGCGGTCGGCATCGCCCTCGCCGACCTGCACGCCGCGTTTCTCCTGCCGGCGGCCGTTGCCGCGGGTATCCTGTTCGGTGCCCTTTGGGCCGCACTGCCGGCCTGGCTGCTGTACCGATTCGGCATCAACGAGATCCTGACGACGGTCCTGATGAACTTCGTCTCGTTCGGTCTGATCGACTACGTCGCGACCGAGATCTGGCCCGACCGCGCCGCGGGACACCCCACCACCGTCGCAGTCGGGGCCGGCGCGTGGATGCCGCTGCTGGTCGTGCGACCGCCCGTGCACGCGGGTGTCCTGCTCGCGCTTGGCGCAGCGGTGCTGGTCCACTTCTACGTGCGGCGGACCGTAGGCGGCTACGAACTGGTCGCCACGGGCGCGAATCCCCGTGCGGCCAGCGTGTACGGAATCGCCGTCCGGCGCGTCTTCCTGTCCTCGCTCGTGTTGGGAGGTGCTCTGGCCGGCCTGTCGGGCGCGATCGAAGTCAGCGGCGTACACCACAGATTGATCGAGGGCATGCAGTCGAACTTCCTGCTGCTGGGAATCATCGTCGGTCTGATCGCCAAGGGCAACAACGCGGCCGTGCCGTTCGTGGCGTTCTTCATCGCGGTGCTCGACGTGGGCGCCAGCGCCCTGCAGCGGACGATGGGCGTCCCCGTCGAGATCGGATTTATCGTCCAGGCCCTGGTCCTGATCTTCGTGCTGCTCTCGGACGTCGTGCGGAGGCGGTAG
- the codB gene encoding cytosine permease translates to MAQEAVALQPAARDPDYPLEHVPVEARKGLVSVTAVLVGFTFFSGTMFAGAQLGAAYPFGQLLLVLLIGNLLLGLYVATLAGIAARSGLTTVLLSRYTLGRYGAKWADLLLGGTQVGWFGVTVAFMAVPFVRALNLPESWTAPMMILWGTLHAATAYFGYRGMEKLSYIGVPLMTILGFWSMAIALRDGGGLASIAAKTPTETMTLAAAMTVIVGSFASGGTQAPNWGRFARTPTIAFTAALTAFMVANGLMFLFGAIGGAVYQKPDLADVLAAQGLLLWGVLFLALNLWTTNDNAAYAFGVAGAEAFNVNNKRPFILIGAVIGTIFALTGAYNLLIPWMIAMGTFIPPLGGVIIADYLFVWKRRLPRMEYVTFVPVRWTAVIAYVLGGLAAKYLPGIPPVNGVVVAMVAHLVLQGLFAARLGSEHEVDPRAEYV, encoded by the coding sequence ATGGCGCAAGAGGCAGTGGCTCTGCAACCCGCGGCGCGGGATCCCGACTACCCGCTCGAGCACGTTCCCGTGGAGGCGCGCAAGGGGCTGGTATCGGTGACCGCGGTGCTGGTCGGCTTCACGTTCTTCTCCGGCACGATGTTCGCCGGAGCGCAGCTCGGCGCGGCGTACCCGTTCGGGCAGCTGCTGTTGGTCTTGTTGATCGGGAATCTTCTGCTCGGGCTGTACGTCGCGACGCTGGCCGGGATCGCCGCGCGGTCCGGCCTGACCACCGTCCTGCTCAGCCGTTACACCCTGGGACGGTACGGCGCCAAGTGGGCCGATCTGCTGCTTGGCGGAACGCAGGTCGGCTGGTTCGGGGTCACGGTCGCGTTCATGGCGGTTCCCTTCGTGCGCGCGCTGAACCTGCCTGAGAGCTGGACAGCGCCGATGATGATCCTGTGGGGCACGCTGCACGCGGCGACCGCGTACTTCGGGTACCGCGGGATGGAAAAGCTCAGCTACATCGGCGTACCGCTGATGACCATCCTGGGGTTCTGGTCGATGGCGATCGCGCTGCGCGACGGCGGCGGCCTGGCGTCGATCGCGGCCAAGACACCGACCGAAACGATGACGCTCGCCGCGGCGATGACGGTGATCGTCGGCAGTTTCGCCAGCGGCGGCACGCAGGCCCCCAACTGGGGCCGGTTCGCCCGTACGCCGACCATCGCCTTCACCGCGGCTCTCACCGCCTTCATGGTCGCCAACGGCTTGATGTTCCTGTTCGGGGCGATCGGTGGGGCCGTCTACCAGAAGCCAGACCTCGCGGATGTTCTCGCCGCGCAGGGCCTGCTGCTGTGGGGCGTTCTGTTCCTGGCGCTGAACCTGTGGACGACGAACGACAACGCGGCCTACGCCTTCGGCGTCGCCGGCGCCGAGGCGTTCAACGTCAACAACAAACGGCCGTTCATCCTGATCGGCGCGGTCATCGGCACGATCTTCGCGCTCACCGGCGCGTACAACCTGCTCATCCCGTGGATGATCGCCATGGGCACGTTCATCCCGCCGCTGGGCGGCGTCATCATCGCCGACTACCTGTTCGTGTGGAAGCGCAGGCTGCCGCGCATGGAGTACGTCACCTTCGTGCCGGTCCGCTGGACCGCGGTCATCGCCTACGTACTGGGAGGACTGGCGGCGAAGTACCTGCCGGGTATTCCGCCCGTGAACGGCGTCGTCGTCGCGATGGTGGCACACCTGGTGCTTCAGGGTCTGTTCGCCGCGCGGCTGGGCAGCGAACACGAAGTCGACCCGCGGGCGGAGTACGTTTAG
- a CDS encoding TIGR00725 family protein — MGAVSASRVVRPVRIGVVGEREAAPDLQEAAHAVGREVARRGGVVVCGGMGGVMEAVSRGAAEAGGIVVGILPTPTAEGANPHVTIPVPTGMGEGRNVIVARASEALIAVGGWYGTLSEIAYALRMGTPVIGLRTWRIEREGLDQDPIVRAQTPQEAVERAWSAALRRRAGLL; from the coding sequence GTGGGTGCGGTCTCCGCGAGCCGAGTGGTCCGGCCGGTTCGCATCGGAGTCGTAGGCGAGCGGGAAGCCGCACCCGACCTGCAGGAGGCGGCGCACGCGGTCGGGCGAGAGGTCGCTCGGCGCGGGGGCGTAGTCGTCTGCGGCGGGATGGGCGGCGTGATGGAAGCCGTCTCTCGGGGCGCTGCCGAGGCGGGCGGCATCGTCGTGGGCATCCTGCCCACGCCCACCGCCGAAGGCGCGAACCCTCACGTGACGATCCCGGTCCCCACCGGCATGGGCGAAGGGCGCAACGTCATCGTCGCGCGGGCTTCCGAGGCATTGATCGCGGTCGGCGGCTGGTACGGCACGCTGTCGGAGATCGCCTACGCGCTGCGAATGGGTACACCCGTCATCGGGCTTCGCACCTGGAGGATCGAGCGGGAGGGGCTGGACCAGGACCCAATCGTCCGCGCGCAGACACCCCAAGAAGCCGTCGAGCGCGCGTGGTCGGCTGCGCTGCGGCGGCGTGCGGGGTTGCTTTGA
- the codA gene encoding cytosine deaminase, with the protein MDLIVRRARLRGDGDLVDIGVRGERIAEIAPRIGDRAVVEIDAGGRLVTPSLVETHIHLDAVLTVGQPRYNRTGSLFEGIEIWSERVRTLTHADVKERAHRAIRWMLAHGVTHVRTHVDVCDPDLTALRALLEVRREVAPTIRLQVVAFPQQGIYSFPEGEHLMREAVRLGADVVGGIPHYEWTREYGERDVKFALALAAEQGLLADLHCDETDDEQSRFLEVLCAETVRLGLQGRVTASHTTAMHSYNNAYAYRLIRWIRHAGVHFVTNPLDNSVLQGRFDGYPVRRGFTRIKELLANGINVAIGHDSIMDPWYPLGVGDPLQAAFVLVHYGHMSGYEEIAETLAMVTTRAGDCFGLGGDHRIRPGARADFVVFDAETEFDVVRTMAARRYVVANGRVVARTEPARSVVALDGTEEEVRFTG; encoded by the coding sequence TTGGACCTCATCGTGCGCCGCGCCCGGCTGCGGGGCGACGGTGATCTTGTGGACATTGGCGTCCGCGGCGAGCGCATCGCCGAGATCGCGCCGCGGATCGGCGACCGGGCAGTCGTCGAGATCGATGCCGGCGGCCGGCTCGTCACTCCCTCCCTCGTCGAGACACACATCCACCTGGACGCCGTCCTCACCGTCGGGCAACCGCGTTACAACCGGACCGGGTCGCTGTTCGAGGGCATCGAGATCTGGAGCGAGCGCGTTCGGACGCTGACCCACGCCGACGTCAAGGAGCGCGCGCACCGCGCGATCCGCTGGATGCTCGCCCACGGCGTCACGCACGTCCGCACACACGTCGACGTCTGTGACCCGGACCTCACCGCGCTGCGGGCACTGCTCGAAGTCCGCCGGGAGGTGGCCCCCACCATCCGGCTCCAGGTCGTCGCCTTCCCGCAGCAGGGCATTTACTCGTTCCCTGAAGGGGAGCACCTGATGCGGGAGGCGGTGCGACTGGGTGCCGACGTCGTCGGCGGCATCCCGCACTACGAGTGGACGCGCGAGTACGGCGAACGCGACGTAAAGTTCGCGCTGGCGCTGGCTGCCGAGCAGGGCCTGCTGGCGGACCTGCACTGCGACGAGACCGACGACGAACAGTCCCGGTTCCTGGAGGTGCTGTGCGCGGAGACGGTCCGCCTGGGGTTGCAGGGCCGTGTCACCGCCAGCCACACGACCGCGATGCACTCGTACAACAACGCCTACGCCTACCGCCTGATCCGGTGGATCCGCCACGCCGGCGTGCACTTCGTCACCAACCCGCTGGACAACTCGGTGCTGCAGGGACGCTTCGACGGCTACCCCGTCCGTCGCGGGTTCACCCGCATCAAGGAACTGCTGGCCAACGGGATCAACGTCGCGATCGGTCACGACTCGATCATGGACCCCTGGTACCCGCTGGGTGTCGGCGACCCCCTGCAGGCGGCCTTCGTGCTGGTGCACTACGGCCACATGTCCGGCTACGAAGAGATTGCCGAGACACTGGCGATGGTCACGACGCGCGCCGGTGACTGCTTCGGCCTGGGAGGAGACCACCGCATCCGGCCCGGCGCCCGCGCCGATTTCGTGGTGTTTGACGCCGAGACGGAGTTCGACGTCGTTCGGACGATGGCGGCGCGCCGCTACGTGGTGGCCAACGGTCGGGTCGTGGCGAGGACGGAACCAGCCCGGTCCGTGGTCGCGCTCGACGGCACCGAGGAGGAAGTTCGCTTCACCGGTTGA
- a CDS encoding ABC transporter ATP-binding protein yields the protein MSERGFAAQAAALVAMRDVHKAFGPVVALDGAHFALPPGEIHGLLGGNGAGKTTLMNILYGLYRADAGTIEVDGRPVEIRAPRDALRYGIGMVHQHFLQVETYTVVENITLGTPVDNPLRTDPARDAARVRDLAGRYGLTVDLLARVADLPVGARQRVEILKALYRGSRVLILDEPTTNLTPQEVDALFGSLRAIVDEGMSVVFITHKIREVRAVCDRISVMRHGRTVLAGAPAGTDDQTLVRAMVGEELDVRTSLLFAGEGRNGRGGGSAGTPVLRVEGLRVLDETGAARVDDCDLRVGAGEILGIAGVAGNGQRELVECFIGLRPAAAGRVWIDHTDVTGADTRSLLDRGVAYIPEDRLHDGFLPDASVADNLILGFHRHPPYSRGALFDPRAAARVARRLIREYGIRTPSHGERAGRLSGGNIQRILLARAFSHPCRLLIAHNPTRGLDIVSTEFVYRKLLDLRAQGAGVLLASEDLDELLLLCDRIAVLYRGRVVGTLPRDRFDRYEIGAMMGGVASVG from the coding sequence ATGAGCGAACGCGGCTTTGCTGCGCAGGCCGCGGCGCTGGTCGCGATGCGGGACGTGCACAAGGCCTTCGGCCCGGTGGTCGCCCTCGACGGTGCGCACTTTGCGCTTCCGCCCGGCGAGATCCACGGTCTCCTGGGCGGCAACGGCGCCGGCAAGACCACCCTGATGAACATCCTCTACGGGCTGTACCGGGCGGACGCCGGCACGATCGAAGTCGACGGACGCCCGGTCGAGATCCGTGCCCCGCGAGACGCGCTGCGCTACGGCATCGGCATGGTGCACCAGCACTTCCTGCAGGTGGAAACCTACACCGTGGTCGAGAACATCACGCTGGGCACGCCTGTCGACAACCCCCTGCGGACCGACCCGGCGCGGGATGCCGCCCGCGTCCGGGACCTGGCCGGGCGCTACGGTCTGACAGTGGATCTGCTGGCCCGCGTCGCCGATCTCCCCGTGGGCGCGCGGCAGCGCGTGGAGATCCTCAAGGCCCTGTACCGGGGATCACGAGTGCTGATCCTCGACGAACCGACGACGAACCTCACGCCGCAGGAAGTGGATGCGTTGTTCGGGTCCTTGCGGGCGATCGTCGACGAGGGAATGAGCGTCGTCTTCATTACCCACAAGATCCGCGAGGTTCGCGCGGTCTGCGACCGCATCTCGGTGATGCGGCACGGCCGCACCGTCCTGGCGGGCGCGCCCGCCGGAACGGACGACCAGACGCTGGTGCGTGCGATGGTCGGCGAGGAGCTGGACGTGCGCACGAGCCTGCTGTTCGCCGGCGAAGGACGGAACGGGCGAGGTGGCGGCAGCGCCGGCACACCGGTCCTCCGTGTCGAGGGTCTTCGTGTTCTGGACGAGACCGGCGCCGCGCGCGTCGATGACTGTGACCTCCGGGTCGGCGCGGGCGAGATCCTCGGCATCGCCGGGGTGGCCGGCAACGGCCAGCGGGAACTCGTCGAGTGTTTCATCGGTCTGCGCCCTGCGGCGGCCGGCCGGGTGTGGATCGATCACACCGACGTCACCGGCGCCGACACGCGGTCGCTGCTCGACCGAGGGGTGGCCTACATCCCCGAGGATCGGCTGCACGACGGGTTCCTCCCGGACGCGAGCGTCGCGGACAACCTGATCTTGGGCTTCCACCGGCACCCGCCGTACAGCCGCGGAGCGCTGTTTGACCCTCGGGCGGCGGCGCGCGTGGCCCGCAGACTGATCCGGGAGTACGGCATCCGCACACCCAGCCACGGCGAGCGCGCCGGCAGATTGTCTGGTGGGAACATCCAGCGGATCCTGCTCGCGCGTGCGTTCTCCCATCCCTGCCGGTTGCTGATCGCCCACAACCCGACGCGCGGTCTGGACATCGTGTCCACGGAGTTCGTCTACCGAAAGCTGCTCGACCTCCGTGCGCAGGGGGCGGGCGTCCTGCTCGCCTCCGAGGACCTCGACGAGTTGCTGCTGCTGTGCGACCGCATCGCGGTCCTCTACCGGGGCCGCGTCGTCGGAACCCTGCCGCGGGACCGGTTCGACCGCTACGAGATCGGGGCGATGATGGGCGGGGTTGCCTCCGTTGGCTGA